NNNNNNNNNNNNNNNNNNNNNNNNNNNNNNNNNNNNNNNNNNNNNNNNNNNNNNNNNNNNNNNNNNNNNNNNNNNNNNNNNNNNNNNNNNNNNNNNNNNNNNNNNNNNNNNNNNNNNNNNNNNNNNNNNNNNNNNNNNNNNNNNNNNNNNNNNNNNNNNNNNNNNNNNNNNNNtttttttttttttttcttttttctcccctacTTCTTCGAATTCTTCGTTTCCGAATTGCCTTCCTTCGACTCGggtgaatttattttctgcaaaaggaaaaggaacacaAGTTTGATGGCGCGATTTATTCTGGCATTCGCGAAGCGTCTCTCAAGTTGTTTGGACACAGGCTGTCTTCAGCTTTGATACACCTTTGTGCGGTTCACCACATCGCCACGACGCAGCTAAGCCAAGACGCTGCCACTCCGTTACGCCCCTTCTCCACTCGGCTTACCATCGTGCTCATGTGCTTGTCGGCAGGAGTCGTCAGCCTCCTTTGCGGCGTTGACTTTATATGGGCGTTTAAAAGATCGGTGGGTTAGCGCCAATACGGACTGCAAAGATGCATTCACGGGAACGAGGCGATACGCTCACACGCAGGTGGGCATACATATGTCAGCAGGTCAACTCGTCTGATGATATGCCGGTCAGCAGGTCAACTCGTCTGAAGATATGCCGGTCAGCAGGTCAACACCCTTGTAAGTATGCGCGCATATGTTCGCGTGTACGTGCTAGGCATGTATCACTATGGATGTTAAAATGATATCCTCCGGGGGCgtaggagaaaaatggatcgttttttccttttcaatgtGGGCGGCCTTTCTCTGAGGGGTAAAGAGGGTTGCTCTCTCTTTCATTCTCCCTGTTCGCTAGTTCCCTTTGCCGCCTCGTTCATATGCGCTTAAACGTGCTGCGCCTAAATTCCTTCAGGCATACtataaacaaatggaaaggggaaaaaagttCCTTTCATTTGTGGATTACCCTCACGTACATACaaacatacgtacgtacgtgcaTATCTTTTTGCATACGCCCTTGGTACACGTATATTGCAttatgcttcatttttttttttccctttatctTTCAGTTCGCCccaaaagagggaaaaaatatatacgtacacAAATTTGCGATTGCAactacgtatttttttttttttttttttttttttctgaaggTGGAAATCGTCATGTGCGCATAATACAGTTGTGTAGGAAAAGGGgacactgtttttttttttttgcttcgctTCTGCTCCCTCtttgttttctctttttgctCCCCCTTTGTTTTCGCTCCTTCCCccactttgtttttcttcccttttgttgcttttatttccaaACCTTTGCTTTTGCGCTTTGCCTATCATTGCTCAAAGCAGCGGGGGGCATCCAAGAAAGGGAATACTCGACAAACCCGTACCATACGTATGCTGCACCTCTTGAGGAGCTCCATCGTAGGATCCGCATGTGAACACGTACTCGAGCGGATGATTCACATacagaggaaaaataaaaaaatataaaaaaataaaaataaaaaaagggaacggaACCGACAGCTGCGGAACGCTAATTAACCAACACACAACCACAGGCAGGAATGCAGAAATGtcgagagaaaaaaaaaaaaaaaaaaaaaaaggaccgATCGAAGCACATTGATAGGATTGTTTTATTTGCCCCTCCATATTTATAACGTCCACTTTGTAAAGGCAAACGGGGTGGCACAGCCGTGGGGTCACTTCCAGGCCCTCTGTCCCATCCTGTGCGTCATCCATCACGCAGTTCTCTTCAAGTAGACGAAATTCTTTTATTCATATCTACACATGCGGACATCCTCACGAACCTATGTGATGATGGTGTTTCCCTTGGGGGGTCCCCCTTAAACCATtcgcagaaaaaataactcccTTTCCAGTCGGCGGGCGAACCTGTGCAATGCAGAGGTGTCTCCTTCGCGCAACAGGTACAAGACAACTGCTCAGtgcgcgtaaaaaaaaggaaaaggaaaaaaaggacattcGAAAGAAACACAGGTGCCTGTGCAAAGGCaaatatgcatacacacTTACCGCGACTGCCCACATCCGCTGCTCGTccatttttcacaaaaatccAATTCCATCACCGGCCCAGTGACAACAAACTGGACTGTAGACACACCTAACTAAGTGCGCTCTTCTTCgcaccttaaaaaaaatttcgcatCTTTACTCCGTcttaaatttaaagaagGTCAAATAAagtagaacaaaataaaacgaaatatAACGAagtagaacaaaataaagtagaataaaatataatagaataaaatagaacaaaataaagtagaacaaaatagaatagaataaaataaaacaaaataaaacgcgGGGGAAGGAGCTGTGGGGGTAGTCCACAACAGGTGCCTTAATTAAAACGCGCAAACCGCTAGCCATACGTGAAGGAGGGGGTAACACAAATGATACTGAGTGATTAATTATCagcggcaaaaaaatgaaccgtGAACGAGTAGAATGGTGCATAAATACtgtgggggaagcaaaagaaaaaaaaaataaaatagcacaaaataacgcaaaaaaaagtgaagtgCAGTAAAgatcgtttttccttttgtagCTTTCGTTAATAAGTGGGTGCGAGGGCGCCATcttgggggaaaaacatgTTAATTGTGAAGTGGGGCCAGTGGTTGCTTGTACCCGCGCACACCACGTAGCACTTCGCTACAGCGCTCACACCACGTAACACTTCTCAACAGCGCTCACACCGCTGGGGTGCTGCTGCGCACGTGGTATACCGCAATGCCCTCGCCCTGCGGATACACACAAGAGCAGAAGAAAAGTAATTCCTGAGGCACGTGAGCGGGGATCCATAAGTAAGACGTGgtcgaaaattttttaaaattcggATCCTTGGGGAAGGCAGAGGATTCGGGGTAGTACTTCGCattgggaaaaatattatttatgttcatCTTTACAAAACTAAAAGTATGCAAAGAAAAGGACACCGTGCTAAAGCAGTTGGAAGGCTCCAACCGAACGTCGTTATTTTGGAGGCTCTCCTCAGTGTAATTTATACAGTTAATCCCAACTATATCTCCCGGATCGGCTTCAATCTCACACACGAAGTGCTCATCATGTAACTGCGGACTAGTTAAGAATTGATGTTCCCCTTGATTATTACCAAAGTCACACCCCTTTATGTGTTCATCCTTCGAATCTGCACCAAGAACACTGTTcgactttttaatttttattcttatataAGGTGTTATTCCTTTGTATTCTTTCTTCGTGTCGCAGACGCATACAATACTCATGTCTTCCTCCAATTTCAGGGGCATAATGTAGATGCCCAAATTATACCTGTCGTACAGAATCTGGTTTTCTAGTATAATCCCAGGCAGGGTTGTATATATGGGCTCTTCATTATTGCTAATTATGAGTCGGTCCTTTATCCCCTTATATCTGAAGCAGTAGCTCGAATTGTACGTCTTCATGTCTTCCCCCTCATTATGTACAATCGGACACAAAAACTTGATGATTTTGTTCGGGTCGTAGTCCACCACACAGTGCTCCCTTGGGTAGTCATCCAAGTTACAGATGTAATAATTCCCTAATTCGATTTCTTTCAAATATAGCGCATATACTGGGGAATACACACAcaggcatatatatatactaacCAACAAAGAGTAAAACACTTTTCTcatcttgaaaaaaaaaatagaaaaaaatataaaaaaggaaaaaaaataatataacaaaatgaagccGAGCATATTCGACACTACTGGAAGGCATGTGCTCATTTTTCCCATCGTCAGTTCTGCAACTTTCTCCACTCGTACCAAACACACCTCTTTTaacaccttttttgtgtgcaaaaattggTTCTATATTTTTGGGGTGcttcaaatgggggaaaacaaGTCGAACCAGTCGAACGGGTCAACAGGTCAACGGGTCAACAGGTCAACGGGTCAACAGGTCAACGGGTCAACGTGCCAACGGGTCAACAGGTCAACGGGTCAACGTGCCAACGGGTCAACAGGTCAACGGGTCAACGGGTCAACATGCCAACGGGTCAACGTTCCAACGTGGCAAGAGCTGTTGCtggggaagacaaaaaaatgtatacccCTGCGAGTGCCTATTTGAATGGGTCAAAAAGGTAACCTCGACGtacacaaatgtgcatgtTCAATGATGCATGTTAGCCTGCTTGACTATGCCGACATGTGGGGGCGGCAATCTGGAGACGCTGGCAACTATCACGTCGGCGAATGGGCTGATGCCGACTTGACTGATACCAACTGGGCTGATACCGACTGGGCTGATGCCGACTGGGCacttgttcatttgttctCTCTCCCCTTTGCGCATGCACAGATTTACCCTTTTTCGCGTTCCGCGCAACCCTGCCGTGGAAGCGGAACGGTTAACCAAAAAGGCGCGCGGGAGAGAGCCACTCAAATTGGCAGTCGGAAAATCAGTTAAGTTAAGCCAACTTTTCTCACACATAAACTGGAGTAAATATTTGCGCATTTTGCACAGCTTATGCGATTTGCCCAAACAGTAAGCGCtacaaattttataaaagtaCACACATTTAAGTCAAAATGGCGTATCCAGaagtttcaatttttctctcctcaaTTATATTTCCAAAGCAAACCATTTGCATGTTAAATGTTTCGTAAAACGGACATAATTTTACAAgggcgcaattttttttttttttttttttttaaagcatgcagccatgcacatgtatagaTTTAATCTCAGTTGTGTAACTAGCTCAGAGTTTGCAGGTGCCTCACCATTTCAAGTTATGTCTTTCCATACACGATGCTTTTTTCTGATCATTCTTTACTCCTCTCTGTTGCgtgttttcttctttttatgttttatctCCTTAAGGCAATACATTTTTCAAACGCGATGCGGAGTGAACATACGAAAATGATTCCTCACATTTTAGCAGTCAAATGAttggaatatatttttttttgggaatttttttaacacatgCCCCATTACGGTCtctattaaaatttttttttttttttctcccagaATAATTCtcttattttgcattttttcgatttttatttttttttttatttgtgtcATTCCCATATTAGTAGCGCTTATGCTAAGCTTgtgcaaaattatgaacggtacatacatttttttttaaaaaaaaaaaaaaaaaaaaaaaaactagacccgttcatacattttattaacattttttccctttgcaaataaaaaatttcccattttggctagttcgTTAATAACTACGTTTAATCCTTCCCCGAACGGTATTCCTGTGTTGGCTTAATTTTTCCAGAAGGTTTCAATCAGGGGGTAAATTGGGAAACCCAAGACAAGTTCCCAAAAGGACACCCGAAAGCTCGCTTACAACATAGTCGAATGAGGATTGTTCGCACAGAGCTGCTTTGGTAGaccaaaaaagaagcattcattttattaaaaatttaaatatgcacagTTGAGGTAGTTATCAcgttggttttttttttttttcttgtttgcACAAGTTCGTTTTGCCCCCACAAAAAAGCAGCACGGTTACGTGTGAAGGTGGGGAGTGGATAAGCCCGCGAGTGGCACATCCCGCGTTGTGTACAGATGTGCTACCTGCGCGCCGGAAAGGCGGCACGGGTGTAAGGCACGAATGAAAGGCGCGAATGAAAGGCACGAGTGAAGAGCCAAATGCGCGCACAGCGGCGCGTTAAACTGTAAAACGCGTTAAAGCGAGGAATGGcggaaaaaagtaaaaaaaagtgtatcAGAAGAGTGGCAAAATGGTGAGGCCAAACCGGCGGCAGCACCGCGCGCGGAGTGTAcacgcacacacatatgtatatatatgtgcgtgcGCGGGAGGCGCCCCCTACAGGGACGAGTAACCCGCGCAGATGAgcgccaaaaaggaaagtatCAACGAGTTGAAGGAGGAAAActgggaagaagaagacaatCCAAAGAGGTTCTGCCAAAGGGTCCTCTTCTTCCGTCGTTGCGGGCCCCTACTGAATCCATCGCCCATGCCCATGTTATAAGCATCGTAATTGTGGTCGTTAAATAATCTgtttccaaaattttcgcGGCTAATGTTTTTATCACTACTATAGCTGTAGGCGTTGCTTTCGTTGGTCGATTCGCTTACACTCGATTGTTTTCCCTCGTTTTGGTAGGGACTCTGACTCTGTCCTTGATAGTCGCGTCTCCTACTGGGGTGACTTATCCCCGAGTTGTAATAAATGctgtttatattattataatggTTATGAATGTCTTCCGTCCTTTCGTTTTCTTGCTTCACATCTGTTTTGATTTCACTTTGGCTTTTCCCCTGGTTGGATTGTGCCCTCGCGTTTTTTCCATGTCCTGCCCATTCCTCATCTGAATTTTCTCCGACATTTCCCCTTTCGATAATTCGATCCATCCCACTGTTCGAgtcaaataataaattatttacagtcttcaaataaatgaacatggATCCCACatattccccccttttgcatgaGCAGCTGATTTTCCCTGTCATCTTCATGTCTTTGGGTAGGATCATATAAGACATGTAGGAATGCATTTTGGATAATTTCACATCTGCTGTTGAATCTGGAATGACTCTCGAGTTTGGGATCAAATTGTTAGTAGCCAAAGTGATATCATTTCCATAGTGAACACTATGGAAGCAGTTGTTTGGCACTAGCTCCAAGTTCTCATTATACGAATggttcctctccttcttgtAACAATTAATTCCTATCACATCCCCTGGGTAAGCATGAATCACACAAGcagaatttttattcaagTCAATGTTATTTGTTAAGTCTCTTCTTGACAATATATTATATCCAAAATCAcaaccttttattttttttttcgtttttttaaacaccAATTTCATCACATGcttaatttctttattaCCTTCTCCGTAACATAAGCAACTCAGATCGATGTCTTTATTCGAATAGGGGGTactaaaaaataggaagtgCCCTTGCAAAGTGGAGTCGTTAGTACCAATTAAATTTGGAAACAATTCGTAGGTATCACTATCTGCGGAAAATTCACTGGGATCACTTAGATTTATGAAGGTCCTATGGGCACACGTTGCTGGGACAATACTTGACTTGTAATTAATGTATTCACCTGagttacatataaataaaaatgcctTCCCGAACTCATTCTCCAGGACACACTCTTGGGCATCGTCTATCCTTATATCTATAGTACACACGTTCACGTATCCGATGCTGACCAAGTCGTTTATCTTCCTGCACACTGCTGTCCACTTCCCAAGGAAGCAGGCCGCTAACCAGCCCAGAAGAACCCTCCTCATCCTTTTGCCCGGTTCGAGGCCACTCAGCGAGACGCAGTCGGTAGGAAAGACTTCTGCGGCACGGCAAAgaatggaagcaaaaaaaggagcaaaaaaaggagcaaaaaaaggagcaataaatggaagcaaaaaatggggcaaaaaacTGTTGCGCAGTAAATCGGGTAAGGAGAACAAGTCtgtcgtaaaaaaaaaaaggggggggttaTTTGACAAACGGATGCGCCAAGTTTGTCACAAAAGAGGACGACGTGGAGAACTGCTGAGCTCAGCCAAGTCTGTCACAAACGCGGAACCACGTGACAAACGGATAGGCCGAGTCTGCATGGTTCCTTCGTTAATTCTGCGGGTGACTCACAAAAACCAAGTCATCCAAATGTTGAAATCACGAGGGCAATCaacttcgaaaaaaaaaaaaaagtccttGTCTCGAAGTCAAAATGTCCACCACTCGTGTTTTCATTTCACAACGAAATAAAATCTGCGATCCAAAATGATTACAATGTGTGCGCATGCAGCGACTTTTGCACATCTGATGAAGGCATTGTTGTTGGCAAAACTTGAGAAACTCATCTCATAACGCAACTGACGTTTGGAGAGGGGAAAAGGAGAGCGCGCGCCGCGTCATGGGACGAAAAGCACATatagagttttttttttttttttttttttttttctcgaatTAAGTCTCTATACAATTGCTGTATGTTTTGGTTAATGATGAGAGGGTGCTGTCTTTTCTCACCACTGGGGGCCATTCTGTTGTTCATTCTCTTGCCCACTTTTTTGCCCACTTTTTTGCTCACTTTTTTGACCCCTTGCATGCAGCCAAACAAAATTCCGccctccccaaaaaaaaagcagaaatgaGAACGGCGAAAGGGAACAGCACCTGTTGCCCCCCTTTCGCAGGAAAtttaaatgaacattttttttttttttttttatcccatCCGCTGAATGGCCGTCCAGCATGAAGTTAAACGAAttaatcccctttttgcccaaCGGACAGGTACCTGCATGATGACTACATCATGCCTACATCATTCCACACTTCGTTTCCCCATTTCAGAGTGAGTGAAATACAAAAGAGATGGGGAAACCCGCCTGGTTGAGCATGGAGAAAGGGAAAGCCCTTCActcttttttcccacacggaggaaaggaaaggaaaaacaaatttatgcGTGCGAGGTGTGCAAGTCAGTCTGCTGGGAGAGGCAACTTGGCTTCTCTCTACCCCCACCTCCGCGCACTGCAATGTCGTGGAACAGTCATCGAAGACACCAACAACTGCACCGTTGGGAAGTTCAAATGGTTGAAAAATTGGGTAAGGAGAAAATACAAGTGAAGGCGAGCCTCCAAAAAAGGCAATGCACTTAAAGTGACGCCATAAAATGACAAATTTGAGAGGATATAAAGGGACGAAGTGGTTCATTCTCTGAGCGCTGCTCCAGGGATGGCGCGAACATGGCGGAGGGGCGAATGCGGATGCATACAGAAGTGCTTCGCGATGGGGTGTACTCGATTCGATTCGTCATTTCGCCGCGTCCTAACTTGGGCACTTCACCCCTTCTTAACTTCGGCGCTTCACCGCGTCTTAACTTCGGCACTTCACCGCGTCTTAACTTCGCCATTTCACCGCTGCGCCACTTCACCCGCTCGCCTAAAACAAACAGAGGAGCAACACGGCCAAGAGCCCAGTCACCACGGAAGAGGACCTGGCGTCGTTCTCGCCGTACCGCGGTGCCAAATTGTTTCTGTTCCCGCCGTCCTCCCCCTCGTTTCCATTTATTCTGTTCTTCCACCTGTTACTATATTCGGCATCATTTTCCTCCATGACGGGGTGCAGCTTATccgtttttataaaattcaaCGAGATGGTTCCTGTGTAGGAGATGTCCTCCACATTGTCTGTAATGGAGCAGCTGCAATGCACTTTTAGGGTCTCGTTTATTTGAGGGGGAACCACCAGGTAAGACAAAAATTTGGGCATCATAGGATCATGGACGTAGGTGGCTAGTCTGGGTATAACCTTAGCTCCATTAAATACTCCGGAAATTTGCACCtctttattattatcatttaaaaCTACGTGAAAGCAGAGGGCAGGATTAACAACGACGTTACTGTACCTGTTGTGAACTCTGCACCTAAGGGACACAACGTCATTCGCGTGCACATCTACactgcacacatttttatactttaCATTGACACTCTTTTCTAAggaattttcattttgctctcCTTCCTCATCAGCAtagtaaaaattacaacccttaacatttattttctcgTTTTTGGCTATTTGGAGGTTTAACATGTACGCCTTCTGCTTGGACCTGTCAATGCAATTACAAGAGAGGAACAACCCAGTAGTCATGGTATGAGGCACGTAGAAATAATGTGTATTGTCCCTAGCATTTGTGtgtataattaaattttcgacatactcttcaaatttttttattacatttccGTTGGAGGCATCAATTGATTTCATTTTACTAAAACATGTATTGTCGTTATTTACTTCACGTCCGTTCATGCGTACAACTCCTCcgttattattttgttctgaGTCCACCGGACAGTAcacttttatttccttcccAAATTCAGCTGTTACGTTACATTCTTTGTTTTGGTTAAACTCGGACAAACACGCAATCACTTCCTTCAAGTTCTGAGTACATAAAACGTTTCTTTTCACTACCAGTAGGAAGGCCAAAATGGCAAGGAGGACTGTTACCCGTAGTgaactagccattttttttctgttctgcAGCTAGTCGGAgcggcgaaaaaaaaaaaaaaaaaaaaaaaaaaaactaaactAGCTAAATTAGCTAAATCAGCTCTCCCCTTAGCGCATCTCTACTTTCACCAGAATGTTTCCGTTTCCTTCATGGAGACTTGTTGCAACCGGCAGATGCCTCTTCGAAGGGAAACACGCGTTCATAGCTGCGTATGTACGTGTGaacatttcctttttgtacatGCGCAAACAACGCAGAAGACACCACGGGAGGGGAGCAGCGGCTTgaacagaaaagaaaaaaaaaaagaaaaatcacagaaaatatgataaaaaaaaaaggtaacaaaatataagtgTGCATGAGAAAAGATGAGAAACCACGGGAACGCATCAAAAAACGCCCAAATgaaatttccttttaaactttttacaATATGCCAAGAAGACGAAAAAACAACCTCTGAACTTTTCTGCATGCCTTTGGAAAaactgctcattttttttcccccctgggAGCCTTCTTGGAAGACAGAACTTTGAAGGAATACCTTCCAAACATAGTtgcgcatatgtataaaCGCACATGCAGATATTGAAAATGCATTCTGagcatattttcatttttttttactcaaactgaagggggggagaaaattgCCGAATGGACCATCACGACAGACCTTTCCTATGTTGCCAATCGCTGCATCAAGCGTGTCACCAAGTGGCCCTTAGCAAAGTCCTTTTCTGCATGCACGCATGCATGCATGTGACAGGTGGAATTTTTAACCCTCCGTGTTTCGCACCTCTAAGCGATATGCTAATTTGGAACTATCCTGACAGGAAATTCCCCCTGGGGAGGGCCCGAACGGGTGAACCCCCTCCACAGTTAAGGGAAAAGGAACTCATTCTAAGGAGAACCCAAGGGGAGAAGAACCCCCTTAAGGGAACCCCCCAATTATGGCTAACTgcgtaggggaaaaaatctcACAAATGGAATTTGCctaaagcaaaaaagagaattatCTCATGGGGATGTAGTAGtaaattttcaaaacgaTATTTCCAACGAGGAGAAGCTACACTCTTTTTCACTACCCGTTTGGTCGCTCCATCGGAGGAGGGTCACACTTTTCTACACCCATTTTCGCACTCTGTGCTTCCCACCGCAGAAAAgctgagaaaaaaggaacatgcGTCTGCCTGTACATAGTACATACGTATGTCCAAAGAATTCTCAAAAATGCGTCACGCAAAAATTATTCCAACAGGAGCGGATTAAATTATACTTTTTCACCGTTATAATCGCATCATCACGATTATGAAACGGACTTTACGAAGATGCGCGGCATGCAGTTGTACACTTGGCCATTAAAGCGGAATACACACCTGAGCATACAATGCATACACATttacatgaattttttttttttttttcgtgcgaCGCGATGCATTCGCTTCTGCCAACTTGCTTCCTCCGTTCTTGTGGAGTGAAGCATTATATTGGGGACCACCTCCGAACATGCGCCATAGAAGGgttgatattaaaaaaaaaaaaaaaaaaaaaaaaacaccaaatAGAGAGATCCGTGTGTACTTCACCATCGTAGATTCAGTGTCCATCTGTGGAatgctcattttgtaaaagcgATCCGAAAGCACACATGCGCACTGGCACATCTTCACGTGGATGTTTTGCCTCCCCATGCGTGTGTCACAAATTTAGGAGGTGACTCGGGGGGTCGAGGCTCATTGCAACGCGTGACAACGCATTACAACGCATGACAGCTCATGACAACGCGTGACAACGCATGACAGCTCATGACAACGCATGCCATCTCCCCTGATCGGCCATACcaattttgaagaaacaAATCGGAGGTCATAAATCAAATTAAATGAGCCTTCCACGATGTGGTGATATTTGCCAATTATCTTTTACTGCAATTCTTGCAAACGAAAATGCGCAAGGGAAGAATCCTAAAGAACGCATAGCACATCCTCCGCGTGGCAAGCCTAGATAAAACGAAAGTGACGCATCCATGTAATCATCCACCTTTGCAATCGCGGGTCACATCAGAACTATGctaactgtttttttttttttttttttttctcctgggTGCTCTGCACACATCATCGAAATTTTTGCACATCAATAAAAACGCCTCCTTTGGGGCACTCGAAAGGAGGCACATAACTTTGTGGAATTCTACAAGTATCGAACAGCCCAAAGGGGGTGTTCCAACATAGGGGCATACGCGCGGGGACTTTTTTCGCGCTGCTTTCTCTTGGTCGCATTATGAAGCGCCCACATTTTGACGTTCGTGTTGCGTATTCCTTTTGGCATCTTCCGCTTGGCCGCTATGCCGCGGCATCGTTCTGTTTTAGCTTCGTGGTGTGGTACACGAGGGGGTGAAAATCGAAAACCACAAGGGGGGGCCTCAACGCGCGGTGTGTGCACACGAggttaatatatatgtttatttgtttgtttttgtttgtatttttttttttttttttcgcctgaacGTGCAGGCATTCTTCCGCTCAGCAAGATCGATCTGTATCTCCGCGCGCAGTTGTTCTGCTTCCTGTTGTGCCACGTCGCGTTGTTTTACGACATGAAtcgttttgcttcattttgctacGCTTCTCTGCGTTCGCCTATCTTCGCGTCGTTCtcttttcgtttcttttctACCTCCTTtgcttctctttttcgcGTCCTCTATCCAACAGGCTCACGCGAGAAGCGCATTTCCCTCCGCGATTTATTCCAATACGCGTACACACCCGCACGCCTCGTATGATCGCCTGAGCAAATAGAAAAATGTGGAATTTgaaagaataaaagaaaagaaaaaaaataaaaaacaaaacaaaataaaataaaacaaaataaaataaaacaaaataaaacaaaataaaacaaaacaaagcaaaacatgaaatgaaaataaaataaaataaaacgagattaaaaaagaaatctttTCTcatgtaaaattatttcacgCACATGTttcacttaattttttctttacaacctttttttgcgattGCCCTGTTCAGTTACCCCTTTTACGcatcttttttcattttctgtaAGTTAAGCTTCCCACAGGAAAAAGAACCACGCAACTGATTTTTAAATCACCCATTTCTCGTATTGCCAATCACGCCTACATGTGCtgttaaaatgaaaactaCCCGATGGCGTGGCTACATGTTGTTGTTTAACCGATGAACAGGTGAACGGTGAACGAGTGTGTGcatagaaaattatttttggcTTTTTTGGGGGTGGGTAGTGGTTCCTTCTCGCTCCGAGCAAGAGTaattccttccctttttttttttttttttttttccctttctttttcttttcccccatcACGCTCGCGGCACAATTTTACCcttgtgtatgtatgtatgccgCCTGCACATGCGTACGTGTGTATCTTCACCTGTGCCCATTTACATGTATACCTTCGTGCACACCCACCTACacgtatgcatttttttttttttta
This sequence is a window from Plasmodium cynomolgi strain B DNA, chromosome 3, whole genome shotgun sequence. Protein-coding genes within it:
- a CDS encoding 6-cysteine protein (putative) — translated: MRRVLLGWLAACFLGKWTAVCRKINDLVSIGYVNVCTIDIRIDDAQECVLENEFGKAFLFICNSGEYINYKSSIVPATCAHRTFINLSDPSEFSADSDTYELFPNLIGTNDSTLQGHFLFFSTPYSNKDIDLSCLCYGEGNKEIKHVMKLVFKKTKKKIKGCDFGYNILSRRDLTNNIDLNKNSACVIHAYPGDVIGINCYKKERNHSYNENLELVPNNCFHSVHYGNDITLATNNLIPNSRVIPDSTADVKLSKMHSYMSYMILPKDMKMTGKISCSCKRGEYVGSMFIYLKTVNNLLFDSNSGMDRIIERGNVGENSDEEWAGHGKNARAQSNQGKSQSEIKTDVKQENERTEDIHNHYNNINSIYYNSGISHPSRRRDYQGQSQSPYQNEGKQSSVSESTNESNAYSYSSDKNISRENFGNRLFNDHNYDAYNMGMGDGFSRGPQRRKKRTLWQNLFG
- a CDS encoding 6-cysteine protein (putative), with the translated sequence MNKCPVGISPVGISPVGISQVGISPFADMRKVFYSLLVSIYICLCVYSPVYALYLKEIELGNYYICNLDDYPREHCVVDYDPNKIIKFLCPIVHNEGEDMKTYNSSYCFRYKGIKDRLIISNNEEPIYTTLPGIILENQILYDRYNLGIYIMPLKLEEDMSIVCVCDTKKEYKGITPYIRIKIKKSNSVLGADSKDEHIKGCDFGNNQGEHQFLTSPQLHDEHFVCEIEADPGDIVGINCINYTEESLQNNDVRLEPSNCFSTVSFSLHTFSFVKMNINNIFPNAKYYPESSAFPKDPNFKKFSTTSYLWIPAHVPQELLFFCSCVYPQGEGIAVYHVRSSTPAV
- a CDS encoding Pf52-like protein (putative); translation: SKQKAYMLNLQIAKNEKINVKGCNFYYADEEGEQNENSLEKSVNVKYKNVCSVDVHANDVVSLRCRVHNRYSNVVVNPALCFHVVLNDNNKEVQISGVFNGAKVIPRLATYVHDPMMPKFLSYLVVPPQINETLKVHCSCSITDNVEDISYTGTISLNFIKTDKLHPVMEENDAEYSNRWKNRINGNEGEDGGNRNNLAPRYGENDARSSSVVTGLLAVLLLCLF